A genomic window from Silene latifolia isolate original U9 population chromosome Y, ASM4854445v1, whole genome shotgun sequence includes:
- the LOC141631673 gene encoding uncharacterized protein LOC141631673, giving the protein MDNTKKGKVSDYIEDDENFVLEEIVDERNQERVVERDQGKGKEANEVANTKQASTPEKANNPPIPFPNRSRVMNEERKFSKFLDMLKKLEVSLPFTNVVTQMPLYTKFLKDVLTKKRSIGGDGLVSLRGECSAILLNPMPKKLQDPCSFSIPFTVGNMSIKRALCDIGASVSILPLPIARKVGLHDMIPTSMTLQLADRSVQRPMGVIEDVPIKVGNFYILVDLVVLDIPEDQQTPIILGRPFLATGDVNISVKEGKLTFKVGGM; this is encoded by the coding sequence ATGGACAACACTAAGAAGGGGAAGGTGAGTGActatattgaagatgatgagaaCTTTGTTTTGGAGGAAATAGTGGATGAAAGAAACCAAGAAAGAGTGGTTGAAAGAGaccaagggaaaggaaaagaagCAAATGAAGTAGCTAACACAAAGCAAGCCTCAACTCCCGAAAAGGCCAATAACCCTCCAATTCCATTTCCTAATAGAAGTAGAGTCATGAATGAGGAGAGGAAGTTCTCCAAATTCTTGGATATGTTGAAAAAGCTCGAAGTTTCATTACCTTTCACCAACGTAGTGACACAAATGCCGCTCTACACAAAATTCTTGAAGGATGTGTTGACCAAGAAGAGAAGCATTGGAGGAGATGGTCTAGTTTCTCTTAGAGGGGAATGTAGTGCGATCTTACTCAATCCCATGCCGAAGAAACTACAAGATCCATGTAGTTTTTCCATCCCTTTCACGGTGGGTAACATGAGCATTAAGAGGGCACTTTGTGATATTGGTGCTAGTGTCAGCATACTACCTCTTCCCATTGCGAGGAAAGTCGGGTTACATGACATGATCCCTACCTCCATGACACTACAACTAGCTGATAGATCGGTGCAAAGACCGATGGGTGTGATTGAGGACGTGCCGATTAAAGTTGGCAATTTCTACATCCTGGTGGATCTCGTAGTGCTTGACATCCCGGAGGATCAACAAACGCctattatactaggaagaccctTCCTAGCAACCGGAGATGTTAATATTAGTGTTAAGGAGGGGAAACTCACCTTCAAGGTGGGAGGGATGTAG